Proteins from a genomic interval of Rosa chinensis cultivar Old Blush chromosome 2, RchiOBHm-V2, whole genome shotgun sequence:
- the LOC112185860 gene encoding uncharacterized protein LOC112185860, giving the protein MTSSLSLRSGALPILAVHHGALILHQISAANLPSSRSDNLLVMQQAQLAWLLPANGGGNAQKNPAAPTQHKFLGRSPPLNSPLIKTENSISPISLRQTQNPAISISFSNHTAKPSQSLSRVLVGVKKISTLSILIVSLLLELQSFREVSPFRSTPQEEEDMAKRLISIFSRGWAQKLLPTSSTKLNSGKAVTVGLGGQSTVGYSTQVKQEYVSLHCFSIFSYL; this is encoded by the exons ATGACGTCATCACTCTCACTGAGGTCTGGGGCCTTGCCCATCCTGGCCGTCCACCATGGTGCCCTCATTCTGCATCAAATTTCAGCTGCCAATCTGCCGTCGTCACGCTCAGACAACCTTCTCGTCATGCAGCAGGCTCAATTGGCATGGCTGCTCCCGGCCAATGGCGGCGGAAAT GCACAGAAGAACCCAGCAGCCCCAACTCAACACAAATTTCTTGGCAGATCTCCCCCATTAAACTCTCCTCTaatcaaaactgaaaactcAATCTCCCCCATCTCTCTTCGACAAACACAGAACCCGGCCATCTCAATCAGTTTTTCAAACCATACAGCCAAACCATCTCAATCCCTCTCACGAGTTCTTGTTGGTGTTAAGAAGATTTCAACGCTTTCAATCCTTATTGTTTCACTATTGTTGG AGTTGCAGTCATTTCGGGAAGTCTCACCTTTCAGAAGCACACCTCAAG AGGAAGAAGACATGGCAAAGCGTCTGATTTCAATCTTCAGCCGTGGTTGGGCTCAAAAACTCCTCCCAACATCCTCCACTAAG CTGAACTCAGGAAAGGCTGTTACTGTGGGACTGGGTGGACAGAGTACAGTAGGTTACAGTACCCAAGTCAAGCAAGAGTATGTTTCTTTACactgtttctctattttctcctATTTGTGA